DNA from Asanoa sp. WMMD1127:
GGCCTGTCGACCGCCGCGCTGCAATGGGTGGTGAGCGGCTATGTGCTCGGGTACGGCGGGTTCGTGCTGCTCGGCGGTCGCGCGGCCGACCTGCTCGGGCGGCGGCGGATGTTCATCGGCTGGCTGGTCGTGTTCATCGCGTTCTCGGGCCTCGGCGGGCTCGCCACCGAGGGCTGGATGCTGATCCTGGCCCGGTTCGCGACGGGGGTCGCGGCCGCGTTCCTCGCCCCGGCCGGCCTGTCGATCATCACGACAACGTTCCCGGAGGGACGGGCCAGAGACCGGGCGGTCCTGGTGTATGCCGGTGCGGCCGCCGGCGGTTTCTCGCTCGGCATGGTGGTCGGCGGGCTGCTGACCAGCGTCGACTGGCGCTGGGTGTTCTTCGCGCCGGTCGTCATGGCCGCGTTGCTGCTGGCCGCGGCGGTCCCGCTGGTCCCACGGGACACGCCCGCCACCGGCCGGGCCCGCTTCGACGTGCCGGGCACGCTCGCGCTGACCGGGGCGATGCTGCTCCTCGTCGTGACCGTGGTGCACCTGCCCGAGGTGGCGCTGTCGGTCACGGTCGCGACGCTGGCCGGCAGCGTGGCGCTGTTCGCCGCGTTCGTGGCCGTCCAGCGCCGGTCGGCGGCGCCCCTGATGCGGCTGGGGATCCTGCGCTCGGCGCCGCTGCTTCGGGCCAACGTCGGCGCGTTCCTGCTCGTCGGCGGGTTCATGGGCTTCCAGTTCGTCGCGGTGCTCTACCTCCAGGAGCTGCGCGGCTGGTCCGAGATCGAGACCGGCCTGGCACTCGCGGTGATCGGCATCGACGCGGTCCTCGCCCCGACGCTGACGCCGCGCCTGGTCGCCCGCTACGGCAACCAGCGCGTGATCGCCGCCGGGCTGGTGCTGGTCGCGCTGGCGTTCGCCTGGTTCCTGCCGCTCGGCCTGACCTGGAGCTTCGTGACGCTGCTGCCCGGGCTGCTGGCGATCGGGTTCGGCTTCGCGCTGGCGTACGGTCCGCTCACCATCGCCGCCACCGACGACGTCGCCGCCGGCGAGCAGGGGCTGGCCAGCGGCATTCTGACCACGTCGTTCCAGTTCGGCTCGGCGCTGGGCCTGGCGGTCACGACCGCGGTGGTGGTCGCGAACGGCTCGTCCACGCTGGACAGCTATCGGGCTGGTCTCCTGGTGCCGGTGGTGGCGCTGGCCATCGCGAGCCTGGTCGCTCTTGCGGGCCTGCGGCGGGTGTCCACAAAGGTGGATCAGCCGGTCGCTGTCACCACGGCACCGGGCCGTCCGCACTGAGGAAGGCGGCGGTCGGCTCGTCACCGTCCACAGTGGCCGGCGTGCCTATTCGGGCGCCACGGCGTTGATCAGGAAAACGTCGTTGCGCAACTCGTTGGCGTACTGGACGGTCAGCGAGTTCAACGCAGCCTTGGACGGGGTGTAGGCCGCCGACGCCGGCAGCATCGTCGCCATGGGGTTGGCCGGGTCGCTGGCCAGCGCCAGCGAGGCGGCGCCACTGCTGACGTTGACGATGCGCGGCGCCGGCGACCGCCGCAGCAGGGGGAGCATGGCGTTGGTCACCGCGATGACGCCGAACCAGCACGATGGCGTACGCGTCACCGCCCGCGCCCCGTATCGCCGCAGCCGCCTCCGCTCCGCGCCGACCGTCCCGCGCGCCGACGAGGACCGTCATTCCCAGCCCGGCTTGCTGCTCGGCGACCGCGCTCGACATTTCGCGTTGCATCGGCTACACGGACAACGGGGTGAGCCTCACCGCGTCCGGGCGCGGCCTGGTCGAGGTGCGGCACATGCGGATGACCGCCGAGCAGTGGCAGGCGGCCGGACCCGGCGGCAAGGTGTCCGTCTCCGGGCTCCGGGCGTGCCTTCCCTGGTTCGGCCTTGAGGTTGACGGCTAGTCAGGCTCCTGTTGCTCGGCGGTGTGGGCGCGGTAAAGGGTGCCCGCGGCGAGTGCGGCGCTGCCGAGCAGACCTGAGGTCTCCCAGCTGATCCACCCGACCCACCAGGCGGCCAGGACGGCGACGGCGGCCGCCGGCGCGCCGTAGGTGGCGGCCAGGTAGGCGAACCGTCGCATGTGAAGAATGGTCGCACCGGCCGGCCCTTTCATGTTGCCTTGGCCACTCGGTGGGGATGAGCCGTCACGTGGACCGGGTGCGGGGCGGTCTTTGCGTCATGACCGATGACATCGCGACCGCCGGGGATCCGGCGCCCGACGAGGGCTTCCTCGTGACCCTGTTCATCACCGTCCGCGACGTGGCGCGGGCCCGGGACTTCTACTCACGTGTGCTCGGCGGCACTGTCGTCGTCGACGAGAACCCGTGCATCGTCAGGCTCGCCAACTCGTGGATCATCATGAATCCCGGTGGCGGGCCGACGCCTGACAAGCCGGGCGTCTCGGTGGTCGAGTACGAGCCCGGCGACACCACGTCGATCTTCCTCAACCCGCGGGTCGCGGACGTCCAGGCGCGGTACGCCGAGTGGAGCGCGAAGGGCGCCGAGTTCCTGACGCCGCCGATCGACCGTGGGGCGGAGATCCGCTGCTACCTGCGTGACCCGGACGGCTATCTCATCGAGGTCGGCCAGTCCACCGGGCTGCTGCGCGGCCGGCACGCGGCGACCTAGTCGTCGGTCAGCGCCTTCGTCACCGCGGGCGGCAGGTCGCGGTCGGCGTAGAGCAGGCGCACGGCGTGCGGGTCGGGGTTGCCGGCGTCAGGGCCGCGCCACACCAGGCGCAGGCCCGCCCGCTCCGTCGTGCGCTGGGAGCGGGTGTTGCCCTCGACCAGGTACGCGGTCAGCGGCAGGTCCGGGCGCACCTCGCCGGCCCGGTCGACCGCGGCCCGGATGAGCTCCTGCGCGTAGCCCTGCCCCCAGAAGGCCGGCACCAGGCGAAATCCCAGGTTCCACGCCACCCCGTGCCGGATGAAGCAGCCGCCGATGCCGACCAGCCGGCCCTCCGTCGCGGGCAACGCGCTGCGGGCCACCCACATGCCCAGGCCGTCGCGTTCCCACGCCGCGCGCCAGCGGTCGACCATCGCCTCCGTCTGCGCCCGGGTCTCGTGGCGGCTCACCGGGTCGTCGCGCCACACCCGCGGGTCCGCGTACAACTCGTGCAGCTCCGCCACATCGTCGGAATGCGGCACCCGCAAGGAGAGGCGGTCCATGCGGTAGATCCTCACGGCGACGCGGCCGGCGCGCCACCGCATTTGTTCGAACCCGCTCGAATGTCTTGCGGCGACGGCCGATCCCCACGACCGTGGTGGGGACAACGGCGACGGGGACCGGGAGGACAGCGGTGGGGACACCAGGCAAGGTGATCGTCAACCAGACGATATCGACCGACGGGTACGTGGCCGGGCTCAACCAGAGCGAGCAGCGGCCGTTCGGCGAGGACGGCGGCGACGGCTGGGGCGGCGGGCTGCACGCCTGGATGTTCGACACCGGCGACGAGAACAAGGCCGAGGTCGACCAGATCAACGCCGCCGCAGCGGTGATCATGGGACGCAACATGTTCGGTCCCGTACGCGGCCCGTGGGATCGCCCCTGGAACGGCTGGTGGGGCGACGACCCGCCGTTCCACGCACCGGTGTTCGTCTTGACCCACCACGCGCGCGACCCGGAGCCGATGCGGGGCGGCACGACCTACCACTTCGTGACCGACGGCATCGAGTCGGCGCTGGAGCAGGCCCGGGCCGCGGCGGGCGATGGCGACATCTCCATCCACGGCGGCGCGGAGACCATCAACCAGTACCTGACCGCCGGCCTTGTCGACGAGCTGCGGCTGCACATCGTCCCGCTCACCATCGGCGCTGGCCCCCGCCTGTTCGAGGGCGTCCCGCCGCTGAAGCTGGAGCAGGTGGCGGCCCGGGCCGCCAGCACGGTCGTCCACGTCACCTACCGCGTGCTGTCCTGAGCCCGATCCGGATCCGCACCGACGTCGCCACCCTGGCCCGGTCCCGGTTCGCCACGTCGCCCGCGTTCGAGGTCGCGGCGACGCTGCGCGGCCGGGCGACGGCCGGCGACCAGCACTGGCGGCACTGGTACCCGCGGGCCCGCGCGCGCCTCGACGCCGCGACCATGGATCTGCTGCACGCGCTCGTCCCGTTGGACCACCCGTACGTCCCCGACTTCCTCACCCCGCATCCGCAGCAGTCGCGCGAGACCCGCGACCGCATGGTCGAGGCCATCGCCGCCACGGCCGCCGACGAGCTGGCGCTCCAGCTCGACTTCGCCTTCGACGGCCGTCCGGTGCACGAGGAGTTCGCGGCGTCCTTCGGTGGCGAGGCCGCGTACCGCCGGTGGCGCCGGCGCCCACCGCCGTTGCTGCGGGGCCTGCTCGACGCCGGAGACGCGGTGCTGGCCGAGGAGGCCGCCGCCGCGTTCGGGCGGTTCTTCGACGCCGCGATCGCGGAGGACTGGCCGCGCGTGTCCGCCGTGCTGGACGCCGACGTCGCGTACCGCGCCGAGGTCATGGCCGCCCACGGCATCGCCGCCGTGCTCACCGACCTGGGCCCGGAGATCTGCTGGGACGGTCTCGACCTGACCCTGCCGCGGCCGTACGACGTGCTGGTGGACTGGGCCGACGACGGCGTCCTGCTGGTCCCCTGCACCGCGCACACCGGCCCCGTCCTGTTCGTCGCCGAACGACCCCGGACGCCCGTCCTCACCTACGCCGCCCGGGGCACGGCCGCCCTGGGCGTCCCACCGTCCCGGTCCTGCCATGAGGCGCCCGTCGGCGAGCTCATCGGCCCCACCCGGCTGAGCATCCTGCGGCACCTCGCGGAACCCCGCACGACCACCGCCCTGAGCCGGCTCGACGGGCATTCGACGGCGACCATCTCCTACCACCTGGGGGTGCTGAGCCGGGCGGGGCTCGTCACCGGCCGCCGGGGCAGCCGTGGCGTGCTCTACCGCCGGACGGCGCTCGGCGACGCGCTTCTGCACGGCGAGCTGCCGGCGTGATCTCGGGACAGTAGCCTGGCCGGATGTCGCTGACCCTCGACGAGGCCCGCGCGCGGGCGGCCATGCTGTCCGCCGTCTCCTACGACCTCGCACTCGACGTGACCTCCACCCAGACATTCCGTAGCCGGGTCGCCGTGCGGTTCGAGTGTGGCGGCGGCGACACGTTCCTGGAGCTGCATCGGGCCGAGGCGCTCGAGGTGACGATCGACGGCAACACCGTGGCACCGGCGTACGACGGTCGTCGGGTCCCGTTGGTGGGACTGGCGCCGGGCGCCCATGAGGTCGTCGTGGACGCGACGATGCGTTACGTCACCGACGGCGAGGGCATGCACACGTTCACCGATCCGGCGGACGGCGAGCGCTACGTCGGCGCGTACCTCGGTCTCGACATCACCCAGCGGTTGTTCGCCTGCTTCGACCAGCCCGACGTCAAGGGTCCGATCACCGTGACGGTGCAGGCCGATCCAACGTGGACGGTGCTGTCGAACGGGCGGCTCGTCAAGGCCGACGGTGGCACGTCCGTGTTCGCGGCCACCCCGCCGATCCCGTGCGCGCTGTTCGCCGTCGTGGCCGGTCCGTACCATTCGGTGCGGTGGGAGCACCGCGGTCTGCCGATGGGCTGGCACGCCCGCCGCTCGCTGGCCGCCGAGCTCGAGCGCGACGCCGCCGAGCTGCGGCAGCTGACCGAGGTCTGCTTCGACCACTTCGCCGAGATCTTCACGGAGCCCTTCCCGTTCGACTCGTACGACCAGGTCTTCGTGCCCGAGCTCAACTGGGGCGCGATGGAGTGCCCGGGCTGCGTCACGTTCGACGAGTCGGTGCTGCCGCGCGTGCGGATCACCGACGACCAGCGCCGGCGGCGCGCGATGGTCATCGCGCACGAGATGTCGCACATGTGGTTCGGCGACCTGGTCACCCCGGTGTGGTGGGAGGACGCGTGGCTCAACGAGTCGTTCGCGGACTACATGGGGTTCGAGGTGGCCGAGACCGTCGCCGGGTACGCGGGCACGCGCGCGTCGTTCGAGGCCGCTTACAAGCCCAACGCGCTGCTCGCCGACCGTCGCCGTTCCACGCACCCGGTCGCGCCGGCCACCACCGACGTGCCCGATGTGGACACCGCTACGACCATTTTCGACCACATCTCGTACGGCAAGGGCAATGCGGTCCTGCGCCAGCTGGTGACGTGGCTCGGCCCGGACGACTTCCTGGCCGGGGTGAACGCGCACCTGACCCGGCACCGGTTCGCCAACGCCACCCTCGAGGACCTGCTGTCGGCCCTCGACGCCGCCTCGCCGCGTGACGTGCGGGGGTGGGCGCAGGTGTGGCTGCGCCGGTCGGGCCACGACACGATCCGGGTCGGCCGCGAGGGCGACGTGCCGGTGCTGACCCGCGACGGCGTGCGCCCGCACCGCTTCACCGTCGCCGCCTACTCGCCGTCGCTGGAGCTCGTCGGCACGCTGCTGGTCGACCTGGCGGACGAGCCGGTGGCGCTGCCGGACTGGGCGGGCCTGGTGGTGGTGCCCAACGCGTACGGCGAGACCTTCGCCCGCCTCCAGCTGGACCCGCTGTCCCACGAGGTCCTCACGCGCGACCTGGCGGCGCTGCCCGACCCGCTCGTGCGAGCCGTGCTGTGGGCGGCGCTGCTCGACCGGGTGCCGCCGCCCACGCACCTGGACCTGCTGGCCCGCCAGCTCCCCCGCGAGACGTCGGCCACCCTGGTCGGCGCGGCCCTGGCGCGGACCGCGAAGGACCTGGTCCGCCGTTTGGCGCCGGGCGAGGTGGCCGGCGCGCTGGAGGTCGTCGCGTCGGCCTGCGCGGTCGACGCCGACCAGGACGAGCAGCGCGCGGTGGCACTGGCCCGCGGGCTGGCCTGGTCCACAAGGGACGCCGGCCTGTTGCGCCGCTGGCTGGACGCGAACGCGACCGACAACGGTCTGACGCTCGACCCGGAGCTGCGCTGGGCGGTCGTGCACCGGCTGGCCGAGCTGGGCACGCTCGACGGCGACGAGATCGAGGCGGAGCGGCGCCGGGACGGCACCACCACGGGCGACCTCGGCGCCGCCACGGCCCTGGCGGCCCGCCCGACGGCCGACGCGAAGGCGGCCGCGTGGCGGGAAATGACCGAGGATCCGGAGGTGTCCGTGCGCCGGTTCCGGGCGCTGGCCACCGGACTCTGGTCACTGTCGCAGCGCGAGCTGGTCACGCCCTATGTCGCCGCCTATGTCGAGGCGGCGCCGGCCCTGGCCCGGCGGGGATCGGCGTTCGCGGCCGCGGTCGGCGCGGCCTTCCCGGCGGTGCCGCTGTCGGCCGAGGAACTGGACCTGGTCCGAGACCGCCTGGGCGGCGACGTCCCGACGGTCCTGCGCCGCTTCTGGGACGACGAGCTCGACGACCGCTCGGCCGGCTGAGCTCACCGGGCGTCACGCAACGCGAAGACGAGCAGGCCGAGCAGCAGGGCGCCCCCGGCGTACGCGGACAGCATGCCCAGGCCGGCCCACGGTCCGATGTGCTCCGCGGCGAAGTCGCGGGTGGCCTGGATCGACAGGCCGGCGTCCATCGGGGAGAACCGGAGCAACCGGTGCTCCCAGCGCGGATCGCTGACCAACGACGCCGCGACCGGGGTGCCGTAGAGTACGAGCAGGCCGGTGGTGATCGCGCCGGCCGTGTCGCGCAGCAGGAGCCCGAGACCGGCCGAGAAGGCCGCGATCAGTCCTAAGTAGAGGACCGTGCCGACGGCGGCCCGCTGGTCCAGGCGATCCGACCACGTGGGTACGTCAAAGCCGCTGCCGTCCAGTGCGAGGCCGGCCGCGGCGTAGGACGCGGCGACCCCGAGCGCCCCGGCGGCCAGTGTCAGCGTGACGAGGACCACGGCCTTCCCTAGCACCACCAGGGCGCGGCGGGGCACGGCCGCCAGCGTCGGTTGGATCGTGCGTGTGGCGTACTCGGCGGTCACCGCCAGCACCGCCAGGATCACCACCGCGACCTGGCCGAGGCGTACGCCCGCCAGGCTGAGCTTGACCGGGTCGGTCAGGCAGGGGGCGGCGCAGTGGCGCTGGTCCAGGGAGGCCGTGATGGCCAGGCCCAGGGCCACGGTCCCGACCACCACGCCGACCAGGAGCCACCCGGTGCTCGGCAAGGTGCGCAGCTTTGTCCACTCGCCCCGCACCGCCCGCAGCGCCGTCATGCGTCGGTCCGCCGCAGGCGCCACCAGGCCAGCCCGAGGGCGGCGCAGGTGTAGGCGGCGACGATGCCGATGCCGGCCCAGGGTCCGATCATGGCCCACGGCTCGGCCAGGGTGACGGTCGGCGGCTTGGCCCGTTGGGTGGCCATCCCGCCGGCCAGCGTGGTGTACATGAGCCAGCGGGGCGACGTCCCCGGCA
Protein-coding regions in this window:
- a CDS encoding MFS transporter: MPTKAKALLLVLCGAIFLEGVDISMMGVALPAIRADLGLSTAALQWVVSGYVLGYGGFVLLGGRAADLLGRRRMFIGWLVVFIAFSGLGGLATEGWMLILARFATGVAAAFLAPAGLSIITTTFPEGRARDRAVLVYAGAAAGGFSLGMVVGGLLTSVDWRWVFFAPVVMAALLLAAAVPLVPRDTPATGRARFDVPGTLALTGAMLLLVVTVVHLPEVALSVTVATLAGSVALFAAFVAVQRRSAAPLMRLGILRSAPLLRANVGAFLLVGGFMGFQFVAVLYLQELRGWSEIETGLALAVIGIDAVLAPTLTPRLVARYGNQRVIAAGLVLVALAFAWFLPLGLTWSFVTLLPGLLAIGFGFALAYGPLTIAATDDVAAGEQGLASGILTTSFQFGSALGLAVTTAVVVANGSSTLDSYRAGLLVPVVALAIASLVALAGLRRVSTKVDQPVAVTTAPGRPH
- a CDS encoding ABC transporter permease, which codes for MTALRAVRGEWTKLRTLPSTGWLLVGVVVGTVALGLAITASLDQRHCAAPCLTDPVKLSLAGVRLGQVAVVILAVLAVTAEYATRTIQPTLAAVPRRALVVLGKAVVLVTLTLAAGALGVAASYAAAGLALDGSGFDVPTWSDRLDQRAAVGTVLYLGLIAAFSAGLGLLLRDTAGAITTGLLVLYGTPVAASLVSDPRWEHRLLRFSPMDAGLSIQATRDFAAEHIGPWAGLGMLSAYAGGALLLGLLVFALRDAR
- a CDS encoding DUF5937 family protein, which produces MARSRFATSPAFEVAATLRGRATAGDQHWRHWYPRARARLDAATMDLLHALVPLDHPYVPDFLTPHPQQSRETRDRMVEAIAATAADELALQLDFAFDGRPVHEEFAASFGGEAAYRRWRRRPPPLLRGLLDAGDAVLAEEAAAAFGRFFDAAIAEDWPRVSAVLDADVAYRAEVMAAHGIAAVLTDLGPEICWDGLDLTLPRPYDVLVDWADDGVLLVPCTAHTGPVLFVAERPRTPVLTYAARGTAALGVPPSRSCHEAPVGELIGPTRLSILRHLAEPRTTTALSRLDGHSTATISYHLGVLSRAGLVTGRRGSRGVLYRRTALGDALLHGELPA
- the pepN gene encoding aminopeptidase N, producing MSLTLDEARARAAMLSAVSYDLALDVTSTQTFRSRVAVRFECGGGDTFLELHRAEALEVTIDGNTVAPAYDGRRVPLVGLAPGAHEVVVDATMRYVTDGEGMHTFTDPADGERYVGAYLGLDITQRLFACFDQPDVKGPITVTVQADPTWTVLSNGRLVKADGGTSVFAATPPIPCALFAVVAGPYHSVRWEHRGLPMGWHARRSLAAELERDAAELRQLTEVCFDHFAEIFTEPFPFDSYDQVFVPELNWGAMECPGCVTFDESVLPRVRITDDQRRRRAMVIAHEMSHMWFGDLVTPVWWEDAWLNESFADYMGFEVAETVAGYAGTRASFEAAYKPNALLADRRRSTHPVAPATTDVPDVDTATTIFDHISYGKGNAVLRQLVTWLGPDDFLAGVNAHLTRHRFANATLEDLLSALDAASPRDVRGWAQVWLRRSGHDTIRVGREGDVPVLTRDGVRPHRFTVAAYSPSLELVGTLLVDLADEPVALPDWAGLVVVPNAYGETFARLQLDPLSHEVLTRDLAALPDPLVRAVLWAALLDRVPPPTHLDLLARQLPRETSATLVGAALARTAKDLVRRLAPGEVAGALEVVASACAVDADQDEQRAVALARGLAWSTRDAGLLRRWLDANATDNGLTLDPELRWAVVHRLAELGTLDGDEIEAERRRDGTTTGDLGAATALAARPTADAKAAAWREMTEDPEVSVRRFRALATGLWSLSQRELVTPYVAAYVEAAPALARRGSAFAAAVGAAFPAVPLSAEELDLVRDRLGGDVPTVLRRFWDDELDDRSAG
- a CDS encoding VOC family protein, which codes for MTDDIATAGDPAPDEGFLVTLFITVRDVARARDFYSRVLGGTVVVDENPCIVRLANSWIIMNPGGGPTPDKPGVSVVEYEPGDTTSIFLNPRVADVQARYAEWSAKGAEFLTPPIDRGAEIRCYLRDPDGYLIEVGQSTGLLRGRHAAT
- a CDS encoding SDR family NAD(P)-dependent oxidoreductase, whose amino-acid sequence is MTRTPSCWFGVIAVTNAMLPLLRRSPAPRIVNVSSGAASLALASDPANPMATMLPASAAYTPSKAALNSLTVQYANELRNDVFLINAVAPE
- a CDS encoding dihydrofolate reductase family protein is translated as MGTPGKVIVNQTISTDGYVAGLNQSEQRPFGEDGGDGWGGGLHAWMFDTGDENKAEVDQINAAAAVIMGRNMFGPVRGPWDRPWNGWWGDDPPFHAPVFVLTHHARDPEPMRGGTTYHFVTDGIESALEQARAAAGDGDISIHGGAETINQYLTAGLVDELRLHIVPLTIGAGPRLFEGVPPLKLEQVAARAASTVVHVTYRVLS
- a CDS encoding GNAT family N-acetyltransferase; translated protein: MDRLSLRVPHSDDVAELHELYADPRVWRDDPVSRHETRAQTEAMVDRWRAAWERDGLGMWVARSALPATEGRLVGIGGCFIRHGVAWNLGFRLVPAFWGQGYAQELIRAAVDRAGEVRPDLPLTAYLVEGNTRSQRTTERAGLRLVWRGPDAGNPDPHAVRLLYADRDLPPAVTKALTDD